The region TTTAGGTGGCATCAGTGAGGCAAAAGGCAAATATGTTATCATGGGTGATGCTGACGACAGCTACGACTTTTCTAACCTTACTCCTTTTGTTGAAAGTCTCCGCTCTGGCAATCAACTAGTTATGGGGAACCGCTTTCGTGGTGGGATTGCTCCTGGAGCCATGCCTTTTCTGCATAAGTATTTGGGAAATCCAGTACTCAGTTTCATCGGGAAACTTTTTTTCAATATTCCGTGTGGGGATTTTCATTGCGGTTTGCGCGGGTTTGACCGTAAAGCAATTATCTCTCTGGACCTTCATACATCAGGTATGGAGTTTGCTAGTGAGATGGTTGTACGGGCAGCTCTTCAAAAATTAAGAATTGACGAAGTCCCTACGACTCTTTCTCCTGATGGGCGAACCCGCCCACCTCATTTGAAGACCTGGCGTGATGGATGGAGACACCTTTGTTTTTTGTTTATGTATACTCCTAAATGGTTGTTTATCTATCCAGCAGTTATCCTTTTCGCCCTAGGCCTCAGTATAGTGGGATTACTGTACAACGGGCCTCTGAATATCGGTAGCGTAAGCTTTGAAAATAATACGTTTATAATGGGATGCCTTTTTGTGCTTATAAGTACACAGAGTCTGTCTCTGGGGCTGTTGGTCCGTAGGTATGCTACTGAGCAGGGCTTTCTCCCAAATTCACGCTATAAAAAATGGCTCGATAAAATAACACTTGAAAAAGCGGCATTGGTTGGACTGTGTATCTTTGCTATCGGTCTCGTCTTATGTCTTTGGTGTGTTTTGCAGTGGTTTGCAGTAGGTCTTGGAGATCTGCCGTCTTCGACAGTTGGCAGACAATTAATATTGGGATTTACATTGCTCGCCATCGGCTTGCAGTCTTTCCAAACCGCATTTGTTGGTGGTATTATTAGTGTTCCTAATTCTAAGAGGTAATGCTGAGAAAATTAAAGGAGCCCTCGCATGGGTAAAGATAATAAACTAGGATTTAGTATATTTAAAATTTCATTTTAGCTGTGGTCATAATCCTTTTTTATACTCTAATTTCTTTCAATTTTTATACAACGACGCCGGGTAAAGAGTCTTAGTTGTAGTCAAACTTGATAAAATGATTGCCAAGATGTCTCTTAAGAGAATTGGAGATTCTGCGAAATAAAACTCAAACCAAAACTTAATGGTTACTGAATTGAAAAGATCAGGTCACTGCATTTTTTAGGTAGTGCAGTGACCTGAACAGCTTTATAGATGACTGACACAGCCCGAGATGCTAAGGTCAGCTTGCTATTGCGCATGCCGAAATATAATGGTCCTCAATCATCCCACTCATTGCCAATACTCGATTCATTAAATAAAATACTTACTCGTTAGTTCCAAACTAAGAGCAATAGCCATTTCATTGTCATTTATCATAGATAAAATTATTTATGCTCATCTAGATATAATAAATCCACTTACCTTGGAGTAATGCATGAATCTTGAAGCTTCCAGAGCATCAAAAGCAGACGCTGCTATCCGTGACGATTCGATAGGATCTTATACTTATGAAGAGTTCTATGAAGCTGCTCGGAGGTTTCATGGATATCCCGCTCCCGGGTTGATGCTCGGTGGCTATATGTTGGAAGAAGCGCGCAAGCATCTTCCAGAAGGAACACTATTCGATGCCATCAGCGAGACTTCTTGGTGTTTACCGGATGCTGTGCAGATGCTTACCCTTTGCAGTATAGGTAACGGTTGGCTCAAAATTAAGAATCTCGGGGTTTACGCTCTTTCACTCTACGATAAATATACAGGCAAGGGTATCCGCATCCGTGTAGACCCTTTAAAACTTGAAGAATGGCCTGAGATTAAATCTTGGTTCCTTAAGGAAAAACCTAAAAAGGATCAGGATACTGAAAGATTGCAATCTGAAATCCGCATGGCCGGAGCGTCCTTATGTACCATTGAGAGTGTACGAATAAAGACAGAAGTCATGAGCCATCGTAGTAAAGGTGGTATAACTATCTGTCCTTTGTGCGGTGATGCTTACCCTGGTTCTTTCGGTGCTATTTGCCGTACCTGTCAGGGAGAAGGTCCATATCTCGAGTTAGAGTCTGCTCGGCAACTGAAAATGGAAAATCTGCCTAATGGGTTAAAATCTGTTCCCATCAGTGAAGCGGAAGGTAAAAAAGCCGTTCATGATATGACTCGCATTGATCCCGAGGACAGCAAGGGACCTGAATTTTTTAAAGATCATAATTTCAGTGCCGGCGATATGTGTCGGCTACAACTTATTGGCAAGAATCATATTTACGTTGATGAAGGGGATATTCCTGCCGATGAATGGGTACATGAAAATGAAGTCGCCGAAACATTTGGGCGCATCATGGCAGGGGACGGAGTCGTTCAGGAAGGAATGCCGCGCGAAGGAAAAGTTAATCTGGTGGCTGAGCAGGATGGCGTCCTTGTTACCAATCTTGAGATGATGACTCAGTTCAATTTTGTGCCGGATGTAATGGTCGCGGCCCGGAAAAACGGATCTCTCGTAAAGGCAGGCACTCGTCTTGCCGGGACAAGAGCTATTCCTCTTTATCTTTCTCGCGATAATTTCTCTCGCGCTCTTTCTGTATTAAACGGAGCACCTTTGTTCAATATTGCTCCGCTGCGCAAAGCCAAAGTCGGGTTGCTTATTACTGGAGATGAAGTCTTTAACGGATTGGTTGAAGATAAATTTGAAGCAATAATTACTGCAAAAATTAAGGCTCTCGGCAGTAAAGTTATTTGCACTATGATTAAACCTGACAGCCGTGAGCACATACGTGATGCAGCAACATCTTTAATAGAAAAAGGTTGTGATATGATTATCACAACTGCCGGAATGTCTGTAGATCCTGATGATGTTACCCGATATGGATTGAGAGATGCCGGTGTTACAGATATTCATTACGGGGTGCCTGTTCTGCCCGGAACCATGCTGATGCTTGCCCGCTCAAGTGATGTTCAGGTTATTGGTGTCCCTGCATGTGCTCTTTTCTTTAAAACAACAAGTCTTGATCTTGTTCTACCGCGTATGCTTGCCGGACAGACTTTAACTCGTAAAGACCTCACTGCTTTCGCTGATGGCGGATATTGTATGGAATGTAAAACTTGCACATTCCCCAAATGTCCTTTCGGAAAATAAGGAGGATGAAATGCAGGATATTACTGCTAATCCGGACTTTAGTTACTTGAATGATCAGTCTGCTATTGATGGGCACAGTCCTACAATACGTCTTCATCTTTGGCTTGAAGGAGGAGAAGGAGTTTTTTTCGGGTACGGTCGTTTACAGCTCTTGGATCAGATTGAAGAATGCGGTTCTTTGAAAAAAGCGGCTGAGGCTCTTGGGATGTCGTATAGAGCCGCATGGGGTAAAATTAAACAGACCGAACAGGTGCTCGGATTTCAACTCATTGAGCGGGTCGGATGCAGGCGCAGCGGATATCGCTTAACGGATGCAGGGCGGCTTGTGCGTGATAAGTTCTTTGAATGGTTTAAGCAGGTTGAATGCGATGCCAGACAACGTGCAGATGAAATTTTTCCGTGGCGTTCAAAAAGTTTCGGTGAATCTTGATGGTATAATATGTGTTGTTTCTATCATGATTTAATGATTAACTTTATTCGTAAAACTTCTTTGGTGTAAAAGTCCACACAGATATCTGAACACTAAAGGTCTGGAAGTTAACAGCGTAGAATTTATCTTCCATCTCGGTTTCTCGCAGATTGATAACAAAGAATGCGTGTTCGTCCATCAGGCCGTGCGCATCGTGATGTCTCAGTTGTTTTGTCCGAACGCCTATATGACCTGCTAGTGAGTGTTTTTGTCAAGATTTAGTCGGTTTGGTTTTTGGCTTGACCGAGCCTTAAAGGTTAATATACAAGGCATATCTAGAAAAGGCCAACGTAGCTCAGTTGGTAGAGCAACTGATTCGTAATCAGTAGGTCGTCAGTTCAACTCTGATCGTTGGCTCCAGTTAAATCAAAGGTTTACATCTTTTTAGGTGTAAACCTTTTTTTGTGTTCTTTGTCTCAGGTACCAGTTTGGTACCAGTTTTGAGAGCTATGTTTACCTTTTTGAATTTCACATTTAAGAATACTGTAAGCGGACACCCAACTTGAGAATTTTGGACATTCATTTTGAGAAATATATATACAACTTTTTAGCGAATGGCACTGCTTTTGTAAGGACCGGATTTTTCCGGTCCTTTTTTTATATAGTTATCTTAATTTTTGACGGGATAGGGCCGGTTCCCAAGTTGTGGCCCTGACGTCTTGCTTTGTCGTTCTTAACATACTGGTTTTAAACAGTATTTTAGTTGACTGGGTTAACAGCTTTACCCCCAAAGGGCCTAGCTCTCTTCTCCATAACGTTTGAGGGGTATCATTTGGTAATACGTGACACCAGTCTTGAAGGACTATTTCTCCGGTATCAACGCCGTCGTCCATCACGTAAACGCTGCCACCTGCGATGGGATCTTTCATGGCAATTGTCCAGTGGACGGCATCGCGTCCTCGGTGCCTTGGCAGGAGTGAGGGGTGGTAAGCTACCACGCCGTGGCGAGGGCGATTCAGTATTTCGGGAGGAATATACCGGTGGCAATGTGCCGCTATGGCAATATCACACTCCGGCAGGTTTTTCGGGTCCGCGATGATAGGTATTGCCAACCCGGAGGCCGTGTCCGCAAACCTATCACTCTTATCTGGTAGGGCCGCAATTGGTTTTATTCCAATATTTATCAACGACTCAAGGGTCTTAGTTGCGAGCCAACTTTGGCCAATAATTACGACTCGCATATGTCACCCATATACCTGAAGCCTTGAACGGCCCTAAAATGTCCCCCATAACCAGATGCCGGACCTTTTTTACCTTTTTTATCTAAGCTGCTAGCTATTGAGCGCATTGAACGTAATTTATTGGCCCCGTATAGTTTAGCGCTAATTTGGCTCCATTCAGGCTTTCTCCTTAAGGCCCCGGCTAAACCGGGATGCGAGGTATGAAACAGTACCGGCATTGGCCGATTATATCTATTTTTCCCTCGCCGCCACATGTCGCAAACCCCATTTAGGAACTTAAGGCCCACTCCAACGCCTTGCCATTCTGGCATAACTACTAGGCGGCAGGCCCTAGCCTCGTGCCTTGTGCGGGTGCTAACCGCTATGTGGGCGACGGGTACGCCGTCAACGAAACCAACATAACAGGTTGCGGCAATCATATGTGGTAATTTTAAATAATGATGCGACTCAAAATATGGCCACCATTCCCATCCGGTTTGGTAAATTTCAAGCTCGATAGGTGGTCGTTGAAGACACCCCCAACTGAGCTTACCGGTTGCCGTATCCAGCACCCAGTCGGGTTGCACCCACTCAATAATATCGTAATGGCATGAGAGAAGTACGGCTTTTCCTTTTGTCCTTTTCCATGATTTTGAGAAAGCGTGCGCTCCGGCCTTGGCTATCTGGCGGTCGACGACCGAGGAGAACTCATCAATTACAATCCGCTTAGGACGTTCGCTGATTATTCTGGCCAGATCAGCCCTGAATTTTTCACCCATTGAGAGAACCCCATAAGGCCGTAACCATGAGGGGACATCTCCAAGGCCAACTGAAGACAAGGCCCCAGTCACGTCCTGCCAATCTCCATTTGGAGCTATAGCGTCAATGATTGGGGCATCTTTTGGCCATCCCTCCGGGGTATGGAAGGTATAGCCGTGTTCTTTCAGCGCTTGGCCGAGCGATGTTTTACCGGAACCAGACGGGCCGACTATTAATCCCACCTGCCAATTGTCATCCTCGAGAGGCAATTCCGTTTCAAATTGGAAGGAATTGCCAGCGTCAACATTGAATAGAGATTTTACGCAAGC is a window of Desulfovibrio sp. UCD-KL4C DNA encoding:
- a CDS encoding FmdE family protein; its protein translation is MNLEASRASKADAAIRDDSIGSYTYEEFYEAARRFHGYPAPGLMLGGYMLEEARKHLPEGTLFDAISETSWCLPDAVQMLTLCSIGNGWLKIKNLGVYALSLYDKYTGKGIRIRVDPLKLEEWPEIKSWFLKEKPKKDQDTERLQSEIRMAGASLCTIESVRIKTEVMSHRSKGGITICPLCGDAYPGSFGAICRTCQGEGPYLELESARQLKMENLPNGLKSVPISEAEGKKAVHDMTRIDPEDSKGPEFFKDHNFSAGDMCRLQLIGKNHIYVDEGDIPADEWVHENEVAETFGRIMAGDGVVQEGMPREGKVNLVAEQDGVLVTNLEMMTQFNFVPDVMVAARKNGSLVKAGTRLAGTRAIPLYLSRDNFSRALSVLNGAPLFNIAPLRKAKVGLLITGDEVFNGLVEDKFEAIITAKIKALGSKVICTMIKPDSREHIRDAATSLIEKGCDMIITTAGMSVDPDDVTRYGLRDAGVTDIHYGVPVLPGTMLMLARSSDVQVIGVPACALFFKTTSLDLVLPRMLAGQTLTRKDLTAFADGGYCMECKTCTFPKCPFGK
- a CDS encoding formyltransferase family protein, encoding MRVVIIGQSWLATKTLESLINIGIKPIAALPDKSDRFADTASGLAIPIIADPKNLPECDIAIAAHCHRYIPPEILNRPRHGVVAYHPSLLPRHRGRDAVHWTIAMKDPIAGGSVYVMDDGVDTGEIVLQDWCHVLPNDTPQTLWRRELGPLGVKLLTQSTKILFKTSMLRTTKQDVRATTWEPALSRQKLR
- a CDS encoding GNAT family N-acetyltransferase; this translates as MTGALSSVGLGDVPSWLRPYGVLSMGEKFRADLARIISERPKRIVIDEFSSVVDRQIAKAGAHAFSKSWKRTKGKAVLLSCHYDIIEWVQPDWVLDTATGKLSWGCLQRPPIELEIYQTGWEWWPYFESHHYLKLPHMIAATCYVGFVDGVPVAHIAVSTRTRHEARACRLVVMPEWQGVGVGLKFLNGVCDMWRRGKNRYNRPMPVLFHTSHPGLAGALRRKPEWSQISAKLYGANKLRSMRSIASSLDKKGKKGPASGYGGHFRAVQGFRYMGDICES
- a CDS encoding glycosyltransferase family 2 protein, which translates into the protein MTEELELTILMPCLNEAETIAICIKKAQDYLSRSGVSGEVLIGDNGSTDGSQQIAVDHGARVVSVKEKGYGAALLGGISEAKGKYVIMGDADDSYDFSNLTPFVESLRSGNQLVMGNRFRGGIAPGAMPFLHKYLGNPVLSFIGKLFFNIPCGDFHCGLRGFDRKAIISLDLHTSGMEFASEMVVRAALQKLRIDEVPTTLSPDGRTRPPHLKTWRDGWRHLCFLFMYTPKWLFIYPAVILFALGLSIVGLLYNGPLNIGSVSFENNTFIMGCLFVLISTQSLSLGLLVRRYATEQGFLPNSRYKKWLDKITLEKAALVGLCIFAIGLVLCLWCVLQWFAVGLGDLPSSTVGRQLILGFTLLAIGLQSFQTAFVGGIISVPNSKR
- a CDS encoding winged helix-turn-helix domain-containing protein, which produces MQDITANPDFSYLNDQSAIDGHSPTIRLHLWLEGGEGVFFGYGRLQLLDQIEECGSLKKAAEALGMSYRAAWGKIKQTEQVLGFQLIERVGCRRSGYRLTDAGRLVRDKFFEWFKQVECDARQRADEIFPWRSKSFGES